One stretch of Vulpes lagopus strain Blue_001 chromosome 12, ASM1834538v1, whole genome shotgun sequence DNA includes these proteins:
- the LOC121472938 gene encoding translation initiation factor IF-2-like isoform X3, which produces MWVCPTAPVLESAWVSLGVHACGCLCGHISVPACHICFPSLMEDNSPLHPFPFPGPEPALRGRLLSHWLSFCDLHPCKRWLSPLALSSLPPAPGLSFTPDRGGPQAQKGHQRHVARGGKQGGAHYTGPFLPLYPNHTSFNSPDHLGTLKYTPPYTHTPSPPSSVFAIRSVATREPCSIGEAGGMGGEASLSRGLCKPTPTPLIQPSAAAGAFAKATQPRPRPRPLPRRLGVGAGAGGAGLRRTVNKPRRAGELRRPAAGPGPGVRSRRAGQRPGGPSRGRPGRHLCRRTPGPTDLPATPPFPRV; this is translated from the coding sequence ATGTGGGTGTGTCCAACAGCTCCTGTCCTTGAGTCTGCCTGGGTGTCCCtgggtgtgcatgcatgtggcTGTCTGTGTGGGCATATCTCTGTGCCTGCATGTCACATTTGCTTCCCCTCCCTCATGGAGGACAACAGCCCCCTTCATCCCTTCCCCTTCCCGGGGCCAGAGCCAGCATTGAGGGGCAGGCTCCTATCCCACTGGCTTTCCTTCTGCGACCTCCACCCCTGTAAACGGTGGCTCTCTCCTTTGGCCCTATcatccctgccccccgccccaggccttTCTTTCACACCGGACAGGGGAGGGCCCCAGGCACAGAAGGGGCACCAGAGACACGTTGCAAGGGGAGGGAAACAGGGGGGGGCACACTACACaggtcccttcctccctctctaccCCAACCACACTAGCTTCAACTCTCCAGATCATCTAGGGACCCTCAAATACActcccccctacacacacactccctccccTCCAAGCAGCGTTTTTGCAATTAGGAGTGTTGCAACCAGAGAGCCATGCTCAATTGGGGAGGCGGGTGGAATGGGGGGGGAGGCTTCCCTCTCCCGGGGCCTGTGcaagcccacccccaccccactcatacAGCCATCCGCAGCTGCAGGCGCCTTTGCAAAGGCCACTCAGCCTCGGCCACGGCCTCGGCCTCTGCCTCGGAGGCTAGGGGTGGGGGCTGGCGCGGGGGGGGCAGGCCTCCGGCGCACCGTAAACAAAccgcggcgggcgggggagcTCCGGCGGCCGGCAGCGGGGCCGGGCCCGGGAGTGCGCAGCAGACGCGCCGGACAGAGGCCGGGCGGGCCCTCGAGGGGGAGGCCTGGACGCCATCTCTGCCGGCGAACCCCGGGGCCCACCGACCTCCCAGCAACACCTCCCTTCCCCAGGGTGTAA
- the LOC121472938 gene encoding translation initiation factor IF-2-like isoform X2 yields MWVCPTAPVLESAWVSLGVHACGCLCGHISVPACHICFPSLMEDNSPLHPFPFPGPEPALRGRLLSHWLSFCDLHPCKRWLSPLALSSLPPAPGLSFTPDRGGPQAQKGHQRHVARGGKQGGAHYTGPFLPLYPNHTSFNSPDHLGTLKYTPPYTHTPSPPSSVFAIRSVATREPCSIGEAGGMGGEASLSRGLCKPTPTPLIQPSAAAGAFAKATQPRPRPRPLPRRLGVGAGAGGAGLRRTVNKPRRAGELRRPAAGPGPGVRSRRAGQRPGGPSRGRPGRHLCRRTPGPTDLPATPPFPRVISSPLLLAQFLPPQS; encoded by the coding sequence ATGTGGGTGTGTCCAACAGCTCCTGTCCTTGAGTCTGCCTGGGTGTCCCtgggtgtgcatgcatgtggcTGTCTGTGTGGGCATATCTCTGTGCCTGCATGTCACATTTGCTTCCCCTCCCTCATGGAGGACAACAGCCCCCTTCATCCCTTCCCCTTCCCGGGGCCAGAGCCAGCATTGAGGGGCAGGCTCCTATCCCACTGGCTTTCCTTCTGCGACCTCCACCCCTGTAAACGGTGGCTCTCTCCTTTGGCCCTATcatccctgccccccgccccaggccttTCTTTCACACCGGACAGGGGAGGGCCCCAGGCACAGAAGGGGCACCAGAGACACGTTGCAAGGGGAGGGAAACAGGGGGGGGCACACTACACaggtcccttcctccctctctaccCCAACCACACTAGCTTCAACTCTCCAGATCATCTAGGGACCCTCAAATACActcccccctacacacacactccctccccTCCAAGCAGCGTTTTTGCAATTAGGAGTGTTGCAACCAGAGAGCCATGCTCAATTGGGGAGGCGGGTGGAATGGGGGGGGAGGCTTCCCTCTCCCGGGGCCTGTGcaagcccacccccaccccactcatacAGCCATCCGCAGCTGCAGGCGCCTTTGCAAAGGCCACTCAGCCTCGGCCACGGCCTCGGCCTCTGCCTCGGAGGCTAGGGGTGGGGGCTGGCGCGGGGGGGGCAGGCCTCCGGCGCACCGTAAACAAAccgcggcgggcgggggagcTCCGGCGGCCGGCAGCGGGGCCGGGCCCGGGAGTGCGCAGCAGACGCGCCGGACAGAGGCCGGGCGGGCCCTCGAGGGGGAGGCCTGGACGCCATCTCTGCCGGCGAACCCCGGGGCCCACCGACCTCCCAGCAACACCTCCCTTCCCCAGGGT
- the LOC121472938 gene encoding translation initiation factor IF-2-like isoform X1 — MWVCPTAPVLESAWVSLGVHACGCLCGHISVPACHICFPSLMEDNSPLHPFPFPGPEPALRGRLLSHWLSFCDLHPCKRWLSPLALSSLPPAPGLSFTPDRGGPQAQKGHQRHVARGGKQGGAHYTGPFLPLYPNHTSFNSPDHLGTLKYTPPYTHTPSPPSSVFAIRSVATREPCSIGEAGGMGGEASLSRGLCKPTPTPLIQPSAAAGAFAKATQPRPRPRPLPRRLGVGAGAGGAGLRRTVNKPRRAGELRRPAAGPGPGVRSRRAGQRPGGPSRGRPGRHLCRRTPGPTDLPATPPFPRVSVSPTSKLTAIGPFSE; from the coding sequence ATGTGGGTGTGTCCAACAGCTCCTGTCCTTGAGTCTGCCTGGGTGTCCCtgggtgtgcatgcatgtggcTGTCTGTGTGGGCATATCTCTGTGCCTGCATGTCACATTTGCTTCCCCTCCCTCATGGAGGACAACAGCCCCCTTCATCCCTTCCCCTTCCCGGGGCCAGAGCCAGCATTGAGGGGCAGGCTCCTATCCCACTGGCTTTCCTTCTGCGACCTCCACCCCTGTAAACGGTGGCTCTCTCCTTTGGCCCTATcatccctgccccccgccccaggccttTCTTTCACACCGGACAGGGGAGGGCCCCAGGCACAGAAGGGGCACCAGAGACACGTTGCAAGGGGAGGGAAACAGGGGGGGGCACACTACACaggtcccttcctccctctctaccCCAACCACACTAGCTTCAACTCTCCAGATCATCTAGGGACCCTCAAATACActcccccctacacacacactccctccccTCCAAGCAGCGTTTTTGCAATTAGGAGTGTTGCAACCAGAGAGCCATGCTCAATTGGGGAGGCGGGTGGAATGGGGGGGGAGGCTTCCCTCTCCCGGGGCCTGTGcaagcccacccccaccccactcatacAGCCATCCGCAGCTGCAGGCGCCTTTGCAAAGGCCACTCAGCCTCGGCCACGGCCTCGGCCTCTGCCTCGGAGGCTAGGGGTGGGGGCTGGCGCGGGGGGGGCAGGCCTCCGGCGCACCGTAAACAAAccgcggcgggcgggggagcTCCGGCGGCCGGCAGCGGGGCCGGGCCCGGGAGTGCGCAGCAGACGCGCCGGACAGAGGCCGGGCGGGCCCTCGAGGGGGAGGCCTGGACGCCATCTCTGCCGGCGAACCCCGGGGCCCACCGACCTCCCAGCAACACCTCCCTTCCCCAGGGT